One segment of Proteus appendicitidis DNA contains the following:
- a CDS encoding energy transducer TonB family protein, with product MKKRIKLILIIIGVITLLFPFWLPAFLVSTFSLIDSFNSKILPSSVRFDERNFLLGVWLGSLIMTIVMLLQSWRAKNIYYLCGGGLVLLMALGVSLSVIPTNELEDRRRFVLQNIEQSEWQNYHYLVVNSENEIRNVIRSNQPKALALISAIEKARIALPGLDYFSDDVTEAIKAKEAYLAHTKGTSERAEAVKTLNFYGDWLLNQPEIMVAQALASLSTSNDAQLTQSGMNVIAVAPLSPEAWQVLALTYIAHRSVDAQIEKAMLALMVADTLKLAKQGHDDISAQQLLKKAISELTENQRQIYQILQARVIEDRFYRQNSTPPDDVTTLANQRLPVSNAIYNDSTTYIEMQSMMGKEYPGEVFVESPNEVKNLTEIRYPTIRKYIPRADVILSVDVDPQGRISGLWVQNSSGVDAFDNKAVSAARHWRFMPNKDGYRQRVTVRFESTRLGWKEYAVKQQSTLIKLVKAYARQDAKEITLTENVYSELKKQAPELENEREATRSSYDPYASYYPRLSQRQQEKRAALQAILKELQALPNGKNNHESWDNSIRFLNEKLALHQDNVDIVRTVARFELQYYNIGTNNLASSPKIYPQDKEYWQTLLLKARTHFEQAIALEPDREDVWLGWGITWLDEDPEIAAGAFAKASQQKSKESVGVLMQMLEMRMVMNTLEGARLERYQTLRARMDMRYLPEGIEVKPSDDYLSDDLTQIQLAQRVIPASDPNSKVIRKPLNNKVVEQSNRAFSIDFSSANIKASDQALPKVNAPDTAAKTGEMILQLDVDPQGVPTVVLLKSGSGDMSIDNAVIDAAYQWRFNGSPTRKGNVLLISVQFSQ from the coding sequence ATGAAAAAAAGAATAAAGCTGATCCTGATTATTATTGGCGTTATAACATTACTGTTTCCTTTTTGGTTGCCAGCTTTTTTAGTTTCAACCTTTAGTTTGATTGATAGTTTTAATAGCAAAATTCTCCCCTCATCTGTGCGCTTTGATGAGCGTAATTTCTTGCTGGGAGTATGGCTAGGCTCTCTTATTATGACGATTGTTATGTTATTGCAATCGTGGCGAGCTAAAAATATTTACTATTTATGTGGTGGTGGACTCGTGCTTTTAATGGCGCTGGGTGTGTCATTATCGGTGATCCCAACAAATGAATTAGAAGATCGCCGTCGTTTTGTTTTACAAAATATCGAACAATCAGAATGGCAAAATTATCATTATCTTGTTGTTAATAGCGAAAATGAGATCCGTAACGTTATTCGGTCTAATCAACCGAAAGCGCTGGCATTGATTAGCGCTATTGAGAAAGCGCGAATTGCTTTACCAGGATTGGATTATTTTAGCGATGATGTGACTGAAGCGATAAAAGCGAAAGAGGCTTATTTAGCTCATACCAAGGGAACGTCAGAACGTGCGGAAGCTGTAAAAACACTCAATTTTTATGGCGACTGGCTATTAAATCAACCTGAGATTATGGTTGCTCAGGCATTAGCTTCCCTTTCAACGAGTAATGATGCTCAATTAACGCAATCAGGTATGAATGTTATTGCTGTTGCGCCGTTATCGCCTGAGGCATGGCAAGTTTTAGCACTGACTTATATTGCTCATCGTTCTGTGGATGCACAAATTGAAAAAGCGATGTTAGCGTTAATGGTGGCAGATACGCTCAAACTGGCTAAGCAAGGTCATGATGATATTTCAGCGCAACAATTATTGAAAAAAGCAATTTCAGAGCTTACTGAAAATCAGCGTCAGATTTATCAGATATTACAAGCGCGTGTTATTGAAGATCGTTTTTATCGACAAAATAGCACTCCACCAGACGATGTTACAACGTTGGCAAATCAACGATTACCAGTGAGTAACGCAATTTATAATGATTCAACCACTTATATTGAAATGCAATCAATGATGGGAAAAGAGTATCCCGGAGAAGTTTTCGTTGAATCACCTAATGAAGTAAAAAACTTAACTGAGATCCGTTATCCAACAATCAGAAAATATATCCCTCGTGCAGATGTTATTTTATCCGTTGATGTTGATCCTCAAGGGCGCATTTCAGGGCTTTGGGTACAAAACAGTAGTGGTGTTGATGCATTCGATAATAAAGCAGTGAGTGCCGCTCGCCATTGGCGTTTTATGCCAAACAAAGACGGATATCGTCAACGTGTGACCGTTCGTTTTGAAAGTACCCGTCTTGGTTGGAAAGAGTATGCCGTTAAGCAACAATCAACATTAATAAAATTGGTTAAAGCTTACGCAAGACAAGATGCTAAAGAGATAACACTTACCGAAAATGTTTATTCAGAATTGAAAAAACAAGCGCCAGAATTAGAAAATGAAAGAGAAGCAACTCGTTCTAGCTATGATCCTTATGCTTCTTATTACCCTAGATTATCTCAACGACAGCAAGAAAAGCGTGCTGCGTTACAAGCCATCTTAAAAGAGTTACAGGCATTGCCTAATGGTAAAAATAACCATGAAAGCTGGGATAACAGTATTCGCTTTTTAAATGAAAAACTCGCTCTTCATCAAGATAATGTTGATATCGTAAGAACAGTGGCACGTTTTGAATTGCAATATTACAACATAGGAACCAACAATTTAGCCAGTTCTCCTAAAATTTATCCGCAAGATAAAGAGTATTGGCAAACCTTATTATTGAAAGCGCGTACTCATTTTGAACAGGCTATTGCATTAGAGCCTGATCGTGAAGATGTCTGGTTAGGCTGGGGCATTACATGGCTTGATGAAGATCCCGAAATTGCAGCCGGTGCATTTGCTAAAGCATCACAGCAAAAATCAAAAGAAAGTGTTGGTGTGCTGATGCAAATGTTAGAAATGCGCATGGTAATGAATACACTTGAGGGCGCTCGCTTAGAACGCTATCAAACCTTACGTGCCAGAATGGATATGCGTTATTTACCTGAAGGTATTGAAGTTAAGCCTTCAGATGATTATCTCAGCGATGATTTAACTCAAATTCAATTGGCTCAGCGTGTAATACCTGCATCAGATCCGAATAGTAAAGTGATACGTAAGCCGTTAAACAACAAAGTTGTTGAGCAATCAAATCGAGCATTTAGTATTGATTTTTCATCGGCGAATATTAAAGCCAGTGATCAGGCATTACCGAAAGTGAATGCCCCTGATACAGCAGCTAAAACAGGGGAGATGATCTTACAACTTGATGTGGACCCTCAAGGCGTTCCTACTGTGGTGTTATTGAAATCTGGCAGTGGTGACATGAGCATAGATAATGCCGTTATTGATGCTGCATACCAATGGCGTTTTAATGGCTCACCTACCCGAAAAGGTAATGTGCTTTTAATATCAGTTCAATTTAGCCAATAA